The following coding sequences are from one Salvia hispanica cultivar TCC Black 2014 chromosome 3, UniMelb_Shisp_WGS_1.0, whole genome shotgun sequence window:
- the LOC125217077 gene encoding VQ motif-containing protein 22-like translates to MSYPHDWMQLNFTNENQINPPPTTTTTPAANEGRGARPIRRRSRASRRTPTTLLNTDTTNFRAMVQQFTGSPAAAPGHLASAAGMFDFTQPSNLYGDQGRGAQSHVQYPIHMQQQRVADVHGHGGGGSAPAESSSPNESYML, encoded by the coding sequence ATGTCATATCCTCACGATTGGATGCAACTCAATTTCACcaatgaaaatcaaataaaccCCCCTccaaccaccaccaccactccGGCCGCCAACGAAGGCCGCGGAGCGAGACCAATCCGGCGGCGCTCGAGGGCCTCACGGCGAACTCCCACCACCCTACTCAACACCGACACCACCAACTTCCGCGCCATGGTGCAGCAATTCACCGGCAGCCCCGCCGCCGCGCCCGGCCACCTCGCCAGCGCCGCCGGGATGTTCGATTTCACGCAGCCGTCCAATTTGTATGGTGATCAAGGGAGAGGAGCTCAATCTCATGTCCAATATCCGATCCATATGCAGCAGCAGCGCGTAGCCGACGTGCATGGACACGGCGGAGGCGGTAGCGCTCCGGCGGAGTCGTCGTCCCCAAATGAGAGCTACATGCTTTGA
- the LOC125214651 gene encoding choline-phosphate cytidylyltransferase 1-like — MGDKVTGKAEEKPKNDGPPLDRPVRVYADGIYDLFHFGHARSLEQAKLSFPNTYLLVGCCNDATTHKYKGKTVMNDAERYESLRHCKWVDEVIPDAPWVINQEFLDKHRIDYVAHDSLPYADTSGAGNDVYEFVKAVGRFKETKRTDGISTSDVIMRIVKDYNQYVMRNLDRGYSRKDLNVSYVKEKRLRVNMRLKKLQEVVKEQQEKVGEKIQTAAKTAGVNPNVWVENADRWVAGFLEMFEERCHKMGTAIRDRIQESLRGQPALEYETSSAEEDDVYGDGDEYYYDGGDLNDEEEYYESDLKCDDKT, encoded by the exons ATGGGAGATAAAGTTACCGGAAAAGCAGAGGAGAAGCCGAAAAACGACGGGCCTCCGCTTGATCGCCCCGTACGCGTCTACGCCGATGGAATCTACGATCTCTTCCACTTCGGCCACGCTCGTTCCCTCGAACAAGCGAAGCTCTC GTTTCCCAATACGTATTTGCTGGTTGGATGCTGCAATGATGCCACTACGCATAAGTACAAGGGAAAGACTGTTATGAATGACGCTGAGCGATATGAATCCCTTCGTCATTGCAA GTGGGTGGATGAGGTTATCCCTGATGCTCCGTGGGTAATTAATCAAGAGTTTCTTGACAAGCACCGTATCGATTACGTGGCTCATGATTCTCTTCC TTATGCAGATACTAGCGGAGCTGGAAATGATGTTTATGAATTT GTGAAAGCTGTTGGACGATTCAAGGAGACTAAAAGGACTGATGGAATTTCAACTTCAGATGTCATTATGAGGATAGTGAAGGATTATAACCAATATGTGATGCGCAATTTAGACCGTGGGTATTCAAGGAAGGACCTTAATGTCAGCTACGTTAAG GAAAAGCGACTGAGGGTGAATATGAGACTGAAAAAGTTGCAAGAGGTTGTCAAGGAACAACAAGAAAAAGTGGGAGAAAAG ATACAAACTGCAGCGAAAACAGCCGGCGTGAATCCCAATGTGTGGGTCGAAAATGCTGATCGATGGGTTGCTGGGTTTCTTGAGATGTTTGAGGAACGTTGCCATAAAATG GGGACAGCCATTAGAGATCGTATTCAAGAGAGTTTAAGGGGACAGCCGGCATTGGAGTATGAGACCAGCAGTGCAGAGGAGGATGATGTCTATGGAGATGGTGATGAGTATTACTATGACGGTGGAGACCTCAACGACGAGGAGGAATACTACGAAAGTGATCTCAAATGTGATGACAAAACCTAA